A single genomic interval of Candidatus Abyssobacteria bacterium SURF_5 harbors:
- a CDS encoding flagellar hook-basal body protein, which yields MAHALLKKNQIQLKSGDPKGETSTTVLRGIYTAASGMIAQGRRVDVISNNLANVGTTGFKRSQPAIRGFHQIFSREIMRYPPARGIDNVDGGGAAVNATIEDFSQGPTIESGNPLDLALEGPGFFVVRTPLGDRYSRAGNFSLNSLGHLVTREGYPVLGREGPIIIHGETVRISANGDVLVNDVPAETILVVDFPKPYPLTPYGDSLFGATEAGATASFVVPDPRVRVGALEGSNVNPIAELVSLMSAARSYESSQRAVQALDESLDAAVNRIARV from the coding sequence TTGGCACATGCCTTGCTCAAAAAAAACCAAATTCAACTGAAAAGTGGCGACCCGAAAGGAGAAACCTCTACAACCGTGCTTCGCGGCATCTACACAGCGGCATCGGGAATGATCGCGCAAGGCCGGAGGGTGGATGTCATCTCCAACAACCTCGCCAACGTCGGCACTACCGGATTCAAACGCAGCCAGCCGGCCATTCGCGGTTTCCATCAAATATTTTCCCGCGAGATCATGCGCTATCCCCCCGCGCGCGGCATAGATAATGTTGACGGCGGAGGGGCTGCGGTTAACGCCACAATAGAGGATTTCTCACAAGGTCCGACAATTGAAAGCGGGAACCCTCTTGACCTCGCGCTCGAAGGCCCGGGCTTCTTCGTCGTTCGGACGCCTTTGGGTGATCGCTACAGCCGGGCCGGAAATTTCTCTCTGAATTCTCTGGGACACCTGGTCACGCGCGAAGGCTATCCCGTGCTCGGGCGCGAGGGACCCATCATAATTCACGGAGAAACCGTTCGAATCTCGGCTAATGGGGATGTACTCGTAAACGATGTCCCCGCCGAGACCATCCTGGTAGTCGATTTCCCGAAGCCGTATCCTCTTACCCCGTACGGCGACTCACTATTCGGCGCAACCGAGGCCGGCGCAACCGCTTCTTTTGTCGTGCCGGACCCGCGCGTCCGGGTGGGCGCGCTCGAGGGTTCCAATGTGAATCCCATTGCCGAACTGGTCTCTCTTATGAGTGCGGCCCGAAGCTATGAGAGCAGCCAGAGGGCGGTGCAGGCGCTTGATGAATCTCTTGATGCGGCCGTTAACCGCATAGCGCGCGTATAG
- a CDS encoding flagellar basal body L-ring protein FlgH: MSFISRRRRYPILLTFEILNSCRLFLQMSQLKADYLKGLQNRLFSTSSIQNPKSKIQNPLRLRRAVFLPLFLLFCFSSPARADSIWRAPGAETHSFYSTSRSEYRIGDIITILIVEAVDARNSTLTDTEKETELDFGIDGFSDILGFTELFGQPFSADPRFGVDASNEFESGGSSVRASALRGTISGQVVEILPNGNLRVEASQNMVINDEKNWIIVVGTVRPQDISPQNTVFSTQIANAEIQCKGYGPLSTVQKRGVITEALEFIWPF; this comes from the coding sequence ATGAGTTTCATTTCACGCCGCAGAAGATATCCCATACTACTCACTTTTGAAATCTTGAATTCATGTCGTCTTTTTTTGCAGATGTCACAGCTTAAGGCTGATTACCTTAAAGGATTGCAGAACCGGTTATTTAGTACCTCGTCAATCCAAAATCCAAAATCCAAAATCCAAAACCCCTTGCGGCTCCGCCGCGCTGTGTTCCTGCCGCTCTTCCTTCTGTTTTGTTTCTCATCTCCCGCTCGCGCCGATTCTATCTGGAGAGCGCCCGGCGCGGAAACGCATTCGTTCTATTCCACTTCCAGGAGCGAATACAGGATCGGCGACATCATCACCATCCTCATCGTGGAAGCGGTTGACGCCAGAAACAGCACGCTCACCGATACCGAGAAAGAGACGGAACTGGACTTCGGCATCGACGGATTCAGCGATATCCTTGGGTTCACCGAGCTCTTTGGGCAGCCTTTTTCGGCCGATCCGCGGTTCGGGGTTGATGCCTCCAATGAATTCGAGAGCGGCGGCTCGTCTGTAAGGGCCTCAGCACTCAGGGGAACTATTTCAGGACAAGTGGTCGAAATTCTGCCAAACGGAAATCTGCGGGTGGAAGCGAGTCAGAACATGGTGATAAACGATGAGAAAAACTGGATTATCGTCGTTGGAACGGTCAGACCCCAGGACATCTCACCGCAGAACACAGTGTTCTCCACACAAATTGCAAATGCTGAAATCCAGTGCAAGGGCTACGGCCCGCTGAGCACCGTCCAAAAGCGCGGCGTGATCACGGAGGCCCTCGAATTCATATGGCCATTCTAA
- a CDS encoding Rrf2 family transcriptional regulator → MQLTSGADYGLRGLLYLAGQPLGRLVVAAEIAEAEEMPEYFFSKIFQHLAKAGIVNSVRGSSGGFSLARPSNEITVLEAIEAIEGPINMGKCVIAPESCKKSDTCPFHKFLKEGKDSLSSVLGKYTLADALRYSQSLEHRTDA, encoded by the coding sequence ATGCAACTAACCAGCGGAGCGGATTACGGGTTGCGAGGGCTGTTGTACCTTGCGGGACAGCCGTTGGGGCGACTCGTGGTGGCGGCCGAAATAGCGGAAGCCGAAGAAATGCCAGAGTATTTTTTTTCAAAAATATTCCAGCATTTGGCGAAGGCGGGCATTGTGAATTCGGTGAGGGGCAGCAGCGGAGGGTTTTCACTTGCGCGGCCGTCGAACGAGATAACGGTACTCGAAGCGATTGAGGCGATCGAAGGGCCGATCAACATGGGCAAGTGTGTCATCGCGCCCGAAAGCTGCAAGAAGAGCGACACCTGTCCGTTTCACAAGTTCCTGAAAGAAGGGAAAGATTCTCTCAGTTCCGTTCTCGGAAAATACACCCTGGCCGATGCTCTAAGATATTCGCAAAGTTTAGAGCATCGGACGGACGCCTGA
- a CDS encoding flagellar basal body P-ring protein FlgI, with product MAILKKIMDKARFRTRANPVSRNLQKWSLSLFLALAVAAPALAQQIARVKDVAYVRGVRSNQLVGYGLVAGLNGTGDGRRVPFTRQMLANMVNQFGVTFDSVQLRAENVAAVMVTAELPPYAKEGAKLDATVSAIGDAESLQGGTLLLTALRAGNNEVYAVAQGPVSVGTPSTGRRMRGAHLTTGLAVQGAIVEKEVPSTIVGETDTLTICLRRADFTTAMRTADAINLHFHQKVAEAVDGGSIAVKIPQSYTGDTIGFISEMELAPVEPDTLAKVVINERTGTIVVGKDAVITPVAVSHGDIRIFVGGRDEAAALPDELHVLELYGAKVGEVASALNAIGVRPEDLVAIFEAIDRAGALQATLEFM from the coding sequence ATGGCCATTCTAAAAAAAATCATGGACAAAGCCCGATTTCGAACACGCGCAAATCCTGTCTCCCGGAATCTCCAAAAATGGAGCTTGTCGCTATTCCTGGCCTTAGCGGTCGCGGCGCCGGCGCTCGCGCAGCAGATCGCGCGGGTGAAGGACGTTGCCTATGTCCGCGGAGTGCGCAGCAACCAACTCGTCGGGTACGGACTCGTGGCCGGTTTGAATGGAACCGGTGACGGACGCCGCGTCCCCTTCACCCGGCAAATGCTGGCAAACATGGTGAATCAGTTCGGTGTCACGTTCGATTCCGTTCAGTTGCGCGCGGAGAACGTGGCCGCAGTCATGGTCACGGCCGAACTTCCCCCCTACGCAAAGGAAGGCGCGAAATTAGACGCCACCGTCTCTGCAATCGGCGACGCCGAAAGCCTGCAAGGCGGCACCCTGCTGCTGACGGCTCTGCGAGCAGGAAATAATGAGGTTTACGCGGTGGCGCAGGGCCCTGTCTCGGTGGGAACGCCAAGTACGGGCCGCAGAATGCGGGGAGCACATCTCACAACAGGACTGGCGGTTCAGGGCGCTATCGTCGAAAAGGAGGTCCCTTCCACAATTGTCGGCGAAACCGACACGCTTACCATTTGCCTTCGCCGCGCTGATTTCACCACCGCAATGCGGACGGCGGATGCGATCAACCTTCATTTTCATCAAAAAGTAGCCGAAGCCGTTGACGGAGGTTCAATCGCGGTAAAGATACCCCAGAGTTACACCGGCGACACCATCGGTTTTATCAGTGAAATGGAGCTGGCGCCAGTCGAGCCCGATACCCTCGCCAAAGTCGTTATCAACGAACGCACCGGCACCATAGTAGTCGGAAAGGACGCCGTCATCACGCCCGTGGCTGTCTCGCATGGAGATATCCGAATATTTGTCGGCGGGCGGGACGAGGCCGCCGCTCTCCCCGATGAACTGCATGTCCTGGAGCTTTATGGCGCAAAAGTGGGGGAGGTCGCAAGCGCATTGAATGCCATCGGCGTTCGACCTGAGGATCTTGTCGCGATTTTCGAGGCGATCGATCGCGCCGGCGCCCTTCAGGCAACCCTGGAATTTATGTAA
- a CDS encoding flagellar protein FlgN yields the protein MEQIAERLAAILETQIENYHTLKRLALDKRKALSANDLKALPLITVDIQDIAAANYRLEEERKSVAEQLARELGFSKANVTLGQIAERLTGPLSERLHSLRSKAIAAIHDTQRQNRINVELLKYCSNLMDSVLKNLVEPESNRDVYGRTGVKKSAATAAALFDHHI from the coding sequence ATGGAACAAATCGCTGAGCGTCTTGCCGCAATTCTCGAAACACAAATTGAGAATTACCATACGTTGAAGCGCCTGGCGCTGGATAAGCGTAAAGCTTTGTCGGCAAACGACTTAAAAGCTTTGCCCTTGATCACCGTCGATATCCAGGATATCGCCGCCGCCAATTATCGGCTGGAAGAGGAACGTAAATCTGTCGCAGAGCAGCTCGCGCGCGAATTGGGTTTCTCAAAGGCGAATGTCACGCTCGGGCAAATCGCGGAGCGCCTGACGGGGCCCCTCAGCGAGCGTCTCCACTCACTGCGCTCTAAAGCAATCGCGGCTATTCACGATACGCAGAGACAGAATAGGATAAACGTCGAATTGCTGAAATACTGCTCGAATTTGATGGACTCGGTTCTGAAAAACCTGGTTGAGCCCGAATCGAATCGCGACGTCTACGGGCGCACCGGAGTGAAAAAATCGGCCGCAACGGCGGCCGCACTTTTCGATCATCACATCTGA
- the flgA gene encoding flagella basal body P-ring formation protein FlgA, producing MVNKQVARPLLFCLILLLMLLPVSQVNAVQIEIKKEASIRGDIVRLHDLAAISNPFSETELKKLESTIICAAPPPAETQIVHISDIASALYRAGIPLTDIEMSGARETLVKRDFELLAPEQFLEAFRAHVEHKTGWDRGSFSIQAPKNLSSLVVPVGVRELVVVTAPNESFSGSVSAEFDILINGELFRKVVHRFVVEQYVKALVTTAKLRRGEPAEQGNYKMSDIERSRLSGRPVTDIKQLEGKTALRAINPETPLCMEFFTEPPVFTRGETASLVWGGNGFNIVTKGRVLDAGRVNDIIRVRLPSKKVVRARVTDSGVLEVAY from the coding sequence ATGGTGAACAAACAAGTCGCGCGGCCCTTGCTCTTCTGCCTGATCTTGCTGCTAATGCTGCTGCCTGTTTCCCAGGTTAATGCGGTTCAAATTGAGATAAAAAAAGAAGCGAGTATCAGAGGAGATATTGTGCGCTTGCACGATCTGGCGGCCATCAGCAATCCGTTTTCCGAAACAGAGCTGAAAAAGCTCGAATCAACCATCATCTGCGCCGCGCCTCCTCCGGCTGAAACTCAGATTGTCCATATTTCCGACATTGCCTCCGCACTCTATAGAGCGGGAATCCCCTTGACGGATATCGAGATGTCCGGGGCGCGGGAGACCCTTGTGAAGCGGGATTTCGAGCTGCTGGCGCCCGAGCAATTCCTGGAGGCTTTTCGCGCACATGTCGAGCATAAAACCGGCTGGGATCGCGGCAGCTTCTCTATTCAGGCACCCAAAAACTTGAGTTCCCTCGTTGTTCCTGTCGGGGTGCGCGAACTTGTCGTCGTCACGGCGCCAAACGAGTCGTTTTCCGGCAGCGTAAGCGCCGAATTCGACATCCTCATCAATGGAGAATTGTTTCGAAAAGTGGTTCACCGCTTTGTTGTCGAACAGTATGTGAAGGCTCTTGTGACGACCGCAAAGCTGCGACGGGGAGAGCCTGCCGAACAGGGGAACTACAAAATGAGCGATATCGAACGATCGCGCCTATCCGGCCGGCCCGTCACCGATATCAAACAACTTGAAGGAAAAACTGCGCTGCGCGCTATTAATCCGGAAACTCCGCTATGCATGGAGTTCTTTACAGAACCACCTGTTTTCACGCGGGGCGAAACGGCATCCTTGGTCTGGGGCGGAAACGGCTTCAACATCGTTACCAAGGGCCGCGTGCTTGACGCCGGTCGCGTTAACGACATAATCCGCGTTCGGCTGCCGTCGAAGAAAGTGGTAAGAGCTCGGGTGACCGATTCCGGCGTCTTGGAAGTGGCGTATTAA
- the flgG gene encoding flagellar basal-body rod protein FlgG: protein MQRSLFTGATGMKGQQTSLDVLANNLANVNTTAFKRSRVDFQDLLYQTIRAPGAVSSQGFEIPSGIQLGNGVGVSSITKIFQQGSFIASSNSLDVAIEGDGFFEITLPDGSIAYTRDGSFKMNRDGVMVTSDGYPLEPEISIPDDAIAITIGSDGTVSATLSDSSIDELGQIELARFINPAGLLSHGRNLYLETEASGDPILSVPGEEGAGTLRQGFLEGSNVSVVDEIVQMIITQRAFEVNSSVIRTSDEMLQTANNMRT, encoded by the coding sequence ATGCAGCGATCCTTATTCACCGGCGCCACTGGCATGAAAGGGCAGCAGACGAGCCTGGACGTGCTGGCGAATAATCTCGCAAACGTCAACACAACGGCTTTCAAGCGGAGCCGCGTCGATTTCCAGGATCTGCTCTACCAGACGATTCGTGCACCGGGCGCAGTCTCTTCTCAGGGATTCGAGATACCTTCCGGCATTCAGCTTGGAAACGGCGTCGGCGTATCCTCGATAACGAAAATCTTCCAGCAGGGATCGTTCATCGCCTCATCCAATTCACTCGATGTCGCTATCGAGGGCGACGGCTTCTTCGAGATCACGCTACCTGACGGCTCGATCGCCTACACCCGCGACGGCTCGTTCAAAATGAATCGCGACGGCGTCATGGTCACGTCCGACGGGTATCCGCTCGAGCCGGAAATCTCGATTCCCGACGACGCCATCGCGATCACCATCGGCAGCGACGGCACGGTCTCGGCGACCCTGTCCGACAGCAGCATCGACGAGCTCGGACAAATCGAACTCGCTCGCTTTATCAATCCTGCCGGCTTGCTGAGCCACGGCAGGAATCTGTATCTGGAAACCGAAGCATCCGGCGACCCGATCCTGAGCGTTCCCGGTGAGGAAGGCGCCGGCACTCTGCGGCAGGGATTCCTCGAAGGATCGAATGTTTCCGTCGTCGACGAGATTGTCCAGATGATCATCACCCAGCGCGCCTTCGAAGTCAATTCGTCAGTCATACGCACATCCGACGAAATGCTGCAAACCGCCAATAATATGAGGACCTGA